The Acidimicrobiales bacterium DNA segment CCCCCCCCCACCCCCCCCCACTTCGCTACGGTCGGGGGGTGCGCCTTGGGACCACGATCGCCTTGGGGATCCTGCTGCTCCTCATCGTGGGAGCGGCCTTCGTGCAGTTCGTCTTCATGGCTCGCTGAGAGTTGTGCCGACAGGTCACCCGCCACCGCCGTAGCTTCGTTCTCGGCGGCCTGCGGCCGCCGAGACATGCCTGTGCTCATTGGTCGCCTCGCCTGTCGGCTCGGCTCCTGACCGGACCTAGGCAGGCTCGGCCAGCGACACGCCGTCGCCAGGCCGGATGCGCAGCTGGTCCGACGCCGAGAGCCGGTCGAGGGCGATCGACACCAGCCCGTAGGAATCGACCACCAGCCCCACCTCGCCGGGCTTGAGGTCGCCGTAGGCCACCGCCCGCCGGGCCGTGCGCACCTGGTCGGCCCCCCACCGCAGCGCCACCCGCTCGCCCAACCGGTCGATCTCCTCGGGCGCCACGTTGAGCTGGAGGTTGCCGAAGCGGTCGACCCACAGCACCTCGGCGTGCACCACGCCGTTCTCCTCCCGGGGGATGGGCAGGACGCCGGGGCGCAGGGTGATGGGGTCGACCAGCGGCCCCAGCTCGGTCAGGTCCACCCCGTTGCACAGGTGGGCGGCCACCGGTCCGAAGATGTCGCGGCCCGCGAACGTCGGCCCGGGCGCAGGCAGGTGGTACTCGGGGTTGGTGAGCTCGACCGCTCGGGTAGCGCCGCCCACCATCGACACGGCCGAGGCCAGCAGCCCGTTGTCGGGACCGACGAAGACGGCCTCGCCGTCGGCCACCTCGACCGCCACGGCGCGCCGCTCGGTGCCCACGCCGGGGTCGACCACGGCCAGCACCACGCCGGGCGCCAGGTACTGCACGCTGCGCACGAGGGCCAACGACCCGGCCCGCACGTCGTGCGGCGGCAGGTCGTGGGTGACGTCGAGCACCGTGGCGTGGGGCGCGATCGTGCGAATGACCGACTTCACGACCCCGACGAACTCGTCTACCAGCCCGTAGTCGGACAGGAACGAGACGGTGTCGTGGTGGCGGCTCAGCCCGCCTCCGTGTAGCGGTCACCGAGGTACTTGTCGATGTCCTCTTCCCGTAGGCGATACGACTTGCCCACGCGCACGGCCGGGAGGTCGCCGGCTGAGATCAACCGGTAGACCGTCATGTTCGACACGCGCAGCATGGAAGCCACCTCGGCCACGGTCAGGAACCGACCCTTGGCGTACTGACTTTGCGACAGTGGAATCACCCCTCTCCGCCTGAGAGGACTGTACGCCACTGTGGCCAAAGAGGGAAGTGGGGCTGGCGGGACTATCCCAGCTCGCGCGAGCGAGCCGTGGCCGCCTGCACCGCCTCGATGAACGCCGAACGCACGGCCCGCGACTCCAGCGCCCGCAGCCCGGCCGCGGTGGTGCCGCCTGGCGAGGTGACCGCAGCCCGCAGCGCCTCGGGGCCGTCGTCGGACTCGACCAGCAGCCGGGCCGCGCCCAACAACGTCTGCGACGCCAGTGCCACCGCGGTGTCGCGGGGCAGGCCTGCCACTACGCCGCCTTCGATGAGCGCCTCGGCCACCAGGAACACGTAGGCCGGGCCCGACCCCGACAGGCCGGTGACGGCGTCGAGCATGGGCTCGGGTACCCGCACCACCGTGCCCACCGCTGCGAGGATCTCCTCGGCCCAGTCGAGGTCGGCGCCAGGACCGCCTGCGATGGCCGAGGCGCCCGCGCCCACCAACGCGGGCGTGTTGGGCATGGCCCGCACCACCGGGCACGGCAACCACGCCTCCAGCTTGGCCAGCGGCACGCCCGCGGCGATCGACAACGCCCGGTTCACCGACCCGACCGACCGGCATGCCGCCTCCACGTCGCCGGGCTTCACCGCGATGACCACGCCGTCGCAGTCGATCGGCTCGGGCACCGCATTGATGCCCGCCTTGCCCAACTCGTCGCGGCGGGCCGCCAGCTTCTCTACGACGACGATGTCGTCCCAGCCCGCGGCGGCCAAGCCCGACACCAGCGCCTCGCCCATGCGCCCGCCGCCCATCACCATCAGCCGTGCCGTCATGGCGGGCACGCTATTCGGGCTCGTCGGCCCAGAACTCCCGCTCCGCTGCGGGCGGGGCCCACGAGGGCGCCGCGGGCTCCACCGCCTCGGGCCGTGTGCGGGCCACCACCACGGCCGCCAGGGCGGTGGTGATGGGCACCGACGCCACCAGTCCGATGGACCCGACCAAGGTCCGCACCACTTCGGCGGCCACCACCTCCCCGGTCAGCACTGCGCCCGCGGGCTGCTGGGCCAGCGTGAACAGGAGCAACAACGGCAGCGATGCCCCGGCGTAGGCGAGCACCAAGGTGTTGACGGTCGAGGCGATGTGGTCACGGCCGATGTGCAGCCCCGAGCGGTACAGGTCGCGCGCGGGCAGGGCCGGGTTGGCCCGGTGCAGTTGCCACACGGCCGACGCCTGGGTCACCGTCACGTCGTCGAGCACGCCGAGCGAGCCGATGACGATGCCCGCCAGCAACAGCCCCTGCAGGTCGACCTGGCCCGCGGCCGACTGGAGGAAGCCCGCCTCCTCCGACGCCAAGCCGGTGAACCGTGATGCAGCCACGAAGACCGACCCCAGCACGCCGGTCACGGCCAGGCTGGTGAGGGTGCCCAGCACGGCCGTGGTGGTCTGGGCGTTGACCCCGTGGGTCAGGTACAGGGCCAGGAACATGATGGCGGCCGAGCCCACCACGGCCACGGCCAACGGGCTCGACCCTTCCAACAGGGCCGGCAGCACGAACTTCACGATCACCAGCAGGCTGACGGCCAAGGCGCCCAAGGCGGCGAGCCCCCGCCATCGCCCCAGCAGCACGACGACGACGGCGAAGATCAGCGCCAGCACCAGCAGCGGCGCCTTCCGCTGGAAGTCGGCGAAGTAGTAGGTGACCGTGCCGGTGGGATCCGCGTTGCGGCCGAGCACCACGGGATCGCCGTCGTCGACGGTGGGCGCCCCCGGCCCCTCGCCGATCTCCACGTCGACCCGTTGGCCCTTCTCCGGGCCCTCGGCCAACTTCACGGTGATCGTCACGCAGCGGGCGGGACCGTCCTCGGCGCCCAGGCACGGCCGCACCGACAGGTCGGTGACGGTGCCGTTGTGCAGCTCGACGCGCTGGCCGAAGACCTCGTTGCGAGCCACCTTGCCGGGCCACAGCAGCACAAGGCCGACAAGGGTGGCGATAGCGAAGGGCACCACGGCGAACAGCAGCAGCCGGTTCAGCGGCTCCCGCGGCCCGTGGCCGTGGGTGTGGTCCCCGGACATGCCCGGGGAGGCTACGGCAGGTAGTTGCGCGGGTTGCGCGCGCTGCCGTTGACCCGGGTCTCGAAGTGGAGGTGGGGGCCGGTGGAACGCCCGGTGGAGCCCACGTAGCCGATGACCTGGCCCTGGCTCACCGACTGGCCCTCGCTGGAGCCGATGCGGCTCTGGTGGGCGTAGAGGGTGGTGAAGCCGCCGCCGTGATCGACGATGACGGTGTTGCCGTAGCCGCTCATGGAGCCGGCGAAGATGACCTCGCCCGCCTTGGCCGCCCGGATGGGCACCCCGGTGCCTGCCCCGATGTCGATGCCCTGGTGCATGCGGCCCCAGCGGTAGCCGTAGCCCGAGGTCACCGGGCCGTTGACCGGCCAGATGAGCCCGGCGCCCGACACGCGGCCGTCGCTCGCCCCGGCGTCGCTGCGAGAGGCCCGCTGGCGCTGCTGGATCAGCGAGGCCAGGCCGGACTCGGTGCGGGCCACCTCGTCGGCCTCCCGCTGGTACTCGGCCAGGCGGGATTCCAGGGCGTCGCTCAGGCGCTGCTTCTCGGACTGCGCCTGCTGCAGTTCGGACAGCCGGCCGAGCACGGCCTTGCGCCGTTCGGCGGCCAGGTCACGGGCCTTCTGGGCGGCCTGCTGCTTGAGGGCGAAGTCTTCTCGTGCCGCCCGCAGCTTGTCGATGGCGTCGCTGTTGCGGTTGGCCACCTCGGCCAGCAGCGAGCTGCGGCGGCTGGCCTCGTTGAGGTCCTTGGCGCCGATGACGCCGGTGAAGGTGTCGTCCTGGGGGCGCACATAAGCGGCCACGGCCCGGTTGATCACCGCCTGCTTGAGGTCGTTGATCTGCTTCTCGGTGGCGGCCAGCTCGGCGTCGGCCTTGCTCACGGAGTCGACGGCGGCCTGCACGGCCTGGCGGGCGGCATCGGCGGCCGCCTGCTGGCCCCGCACCTGCTCGTTGAGGGCCGAGACGGCCTTGTCGAGCTCATCGTCGGAGGCCTCGAGGGCGTTGATCTTCTTGGCGATCTCGGCCTTCTTGGCGCGCGCAGCCTCGCGCTTTCGGCGCAGGTCAGACGTCGTGTCCCCAGAGGCAGGCGAGGCAAGGATGCCAAGCACAAGCGCAAGGACAAGCGCCACGATGGTGGGTCTGGAGGTCTTCGGCATACGTCGTTGACAGCAGACTTCGCGCCGCCTGTGGGCCACGAGGGCCAAGGAAGAAGCTAGCTAGGTATTCGCCCGAGGGGCAAGCTTTCCCTCCGCCAGCCACCACGTGGCGGCCACCGAGAGGGCGGCGGCGAGGGCGCCTGCGGCGAGGAGCGTGGGGGTCACGCCGGGGCCGTCAACCCCCGCTGCGGCGGCCATCGGGCCGGCCGTCTGGCCCAGGCGGGCCACCCCCACCCACACGGCCACAATGGCGCCGCGGCTGGCCGCCGGGGCGGCTTCCGACACGGCGTCCTGCAGGGTGCCGATGGCCACCCCCTCGGCCGCGCCGTACAGCAGGGCACCGACGGCCAAGGCCACGAGCGACGACACCGCGCCCATGACCACGAAGCCGAGGGCGAAGCCCGCGAAGGCGCCCGAGAGCAACGTCGAGGTGCGGAACTTCGACCGCAGGCGGGCCAGGTTCAAGGCGGTGACGGTGGACGACACGCCGGGCACGGCCAGCAACATGCCGCGGGCGCCGGGGCCAAGATCGAAGGACCGGTCGAGGTACAGCGGCACCACCGTGAGGAACACCCCGAAGATGAGAGCGAAGGCGACAGCCCCCAGCACCACAGGCCCCGACACGGCCCGGCTGCGCAGCGCCGGGGCGGCGGCCGCCAGGTGGTCGCGGAGCGACCCCTCGCGGCGCACGCTGCCGGGCAGCCGCACCCACACCACAGCAGCGGCGACCACCCCCAGCCAGTACGGCGCGAACGTCGCCCGCCACCCCCACACCTGGCCCAGCCAGCCCCCGAAGGGCGGGAGCACGACGATGGCGATGGTGAGGCCCGCGGCGTTGCGCCCGATCATGCGGGCGCGTTCGGTGCCCGACCAGGTGTCGCCGATGAGGGCGATAGCCAGGTTGATGAGGCCCGCAGAGCCGACGCCTTGGAAGAAGCGCAGCACCAGCAGGGCGTCGTACGACGGCGCCCACGAGGCCAGCCCGCCCGCCACGCCGAACAGGGCCAGGCAGGGAACTACGACGTTGCGCCGGCCGTGGCGGTCGGCCAGCAAGCCGATGACCGGCGCCAGCAGGATGCCGGGGGCGGTGGTGACGGCCATCAGGAGTCCCGCCCGCGACAACGGCTCGCGGAAGTCGCGCACGATGTCGGGCACCACCGCGGTGAGCAGGACGTTGCCCATGATCCCGGTGAGCGTGATGCACAGGACGAGCGCGAGGGTGACCCCGGACGCGCCGGAGCCCGAGGAACCTCGCGACGTCATTCGCACTTCCCCGAACGAATGTCGCCGGTCCGCCCCTCGGGCCCCACGGCGTTGCTCACGGTACAAGCGGCCAAGAGCGTGATCAACCCTTGAATCGGCTAGCGAAGCCGATCCGCATTGCGGGCCGGAAGTACTGCTCGCTGTAGGCGTAGGCGGCGCCCAGGATGCGGTCGAGCTCGTCCTCGTCGACGGCGGACAGAGGCATCTGGCCGACCAGGTAGACGGCGTCCTCCTCGCCCACCGCGAAGCGCATGGCGAACAGGCGGGTGTTGACCCGCAGCAGGTACTCGTAGACCTGCTCGACGTTCTCCTCGGGGGCGGGCATGAAGTACGACTCGTAGTGCAGCGTGCGCTGGCCCAGCGTCAGCCACACCGTCGACGTTGTCTTCTCCTCGCCCCGCAGGCGCACGTACCAGCGGCGCAGTTCCACGTCTCGGTCGACGGCGGCCACCACCGGGTTGGTGCCGAGCTCGCGTTGCGCCCAGGCGTCGAGCAGGGCCTCGAAGGCGCGCAATTCGTCGTCGGTGGCGGGACCTACGGGCACTCGACGAGGGCGCGGGCGGTGAGCTCGCCGTAGAGCCGGCGCAGGCCCGAGGCGGCCACCGACCACGTGTACTGCCGGGCCCGCTCGGCCGCCGCTGCGCCCATTTCGGCGGCCGACAGGGGCTGGTCGAGCAACTGGCCGACGCAGGCAGCGAAGGCGGCGGGGTCGCGGCCTTCTACGAGGAAGCCGGTGCGGCCGTCCTCCACCAAGGTGGTGAGGCCGCCCACGGCGGCGGCCACCACAGGGGTGCCGCAGGCGGCGGCCTCCAGGGCGACCAGGCCGAACGACTCGGAGCGGCTGGGCACCAGGCAGACGTCGGCGGCCCGGTAGAAGGTCGAGAGCAGCTCGTGGGGCTGGGGCGGGAGCCACCGCACCCGCTCGGCCACGCCGAGGTCGTGCGCCAGCGCACGGATGCGCTCGATCTCGGCCTGCCCGTTGGGGCCAGACGGGCCGCCGACCACCACGAGAAAGGCGTCGGGGCGGGAGAGGGCCACCGTGCGCACGGCCACGTCGAGGCCCTTGAGCGGCTGGATGCGGCCGACGAACAGGAGCATGGGGCCGTCGGGGCCGATGCCCAGCGCCCGGCGGGCCTGGGGGCGGTAGCCGGGCGAGAAGAAGGCGTGGTCGACGCCGGGCGCCACGATCTCGATGCGGGCTGGGTCGGCGCCGTAGTAGGCGGTGATCTGGTCGGCCTCCACGCTGCACGAGGCGAGCACGGCGTCGGAACAGCCGATGATGCGGGCTTCGGCGGCGGCGCGCCGCTCGGGTTCGGAGTCGCCCTCGGCCTTGACCCGGGCCAGCGTGTGGAAGGTGGACACCAGCGGCAGGTCGAGCTCGTGCTTGATGGCGTGGCCCGCTTCGCCCGACAGCCAGTAGTTGGCGTGGATGGCCTCGGCCGGATAGCCGCCGCGCATGCGGGTGAGCACGCCCTCGGTGAACTCGGGGACGAGGTCGGGCAGCGCTTCCTTCTCGACCGGCGCCAGTGGGCCTGCCGGGATGTGGTGCACCCGAAGGCCGGGTTCGACGTCGACCACGGCCGCACGGCGGCTGTCCTCAGCCCGGGTGTAGACGTCGCACTCGACGCCCGCTCGGGCCAGCGCGGCGGCCAGCTCCCGCACGTAGACGTTCATCCCGCCGCCGTCGCCGGAGCCCGGCTGCGCCAACGGCGACGTGTGCATGGAGAGGACCGCGAGCGTTCGCATACCGACGGGGAACAACCCTACTCAGCGGGTGTCTCTTCCCCTTCGTCCACTTTGGGGGTCACAGGCCGGTCGTTGTTCTCGTGCACGAAGGCCCGGTAGACCTGGATCAGCATCTGCTTCTGGTCCTCGGTGAGGAAGCGGTCGCGCAGGATGTCGCCTTCCAGGTCGTCATCGGCGTCGCGCTCTTCGAGGATGCCCGCCCGCACGTAGAGGGTCTCGGCGGAGATGCGCAGGGCCTTGGCGATCTGCTGGAGGATCTCGGCCGACGGCTTGCGCAGGCCGCGCTCGATCTGGCTGAGGTAGGGGTTGGAGATGCCCGCCGCCTCCGACAGCTTGCGCAGCGACAGGCGGGCACCGTTGCGCTGCTCGCGGATGAACTCGCCGAGGTCGTGCCAGCGGTCGGGCAGCTGCTGCATGGGGTCGATGTTGGGCATCGCCGCTACGCCACCAAGCGCGCGCACAACGGGACGAATGCGGCCACGACATCGGGATCGAACTGGGTGCCCGCCATGCGGGTCAATTCCGCCTGGGCGTGCTCGATCGACAGGGCCGCCCGGTAGGGGCGGTCGGTGGTCATGGCGTCGAAGGCGTCGACCACGGCGAAAGCCCGGGCGGGCAGGGGGATCTCTTCGCCTTTGAGTCCCTCCGGGTAGCCGGAGCCGTCGTACATCTCGTGGTGCGAGCGCACCAGCTCGGCGGCGTTCTTGAGGAAGGGGATGGAGGCGATCATCTGGTAGCCGATGATCGGGTGGGTGCGCATGACCCGCCACTCGGCCGCGGTGAGGGGGCCGGGCTTGGAGAGGATGCGCTCGGGCACGCCGACCTTGCCCGCGTCGTGGAGGAGGAAGCCGTACTGGGCGTCGGGGTACTGCTCGGCGATGCCCAGCTCTTGGAGGAGGGCGACGCCGTAGACCCGGCAGCGCTCCAGGTGCTGGCCCGTGTAGGCGTCCTTGGCCTCGACCACGAAGGCCATGGATCGGATGGTCTCGAGGTAGGCCCGCTTGAGTGTCTCCAGCGCCTCGCTGAGCTCCCGGGCGCGGGACTTCTCCCGGCGGTAGGCGCTGACCGCGTCCTTGGCGAAGACGTGGAGCTGGCGTTCCATGTCCGCTTCGTTGAGGACCGGATACGCATCGCTCATTACGCCGCCAACTCCTCGATCAAGTCGAGGAGGGTGATGGAGGAGAACGGCTTGGTGAGGAAGGCATCCGCGCCCGCCTCTCGGCACGCTTCTTCCAGGACCGGGTCGTCGCGGGCGGTGAGCATGACGACCTTGACGGTGCTGTGGTCGATCTTGCGGCACACCTCGACGCCGTCCATGCCCGGCATCATCACGTCGAGCACGACGACGGACGGGGAGGAAGTGCTGAGTTGCCGAAAGGCCTCGGCACCGTCGCGGGCCTCGATGACCGTCCAGTCGTCGGCTTCGAGCACGGTGCGAACCAGGCGACGGATCATCTCGTCGTCGTCGACCACCAGCACCAACCGCCCACTCACGATCGCTCCAGCATCGGCCGAAGGCCGATTCCGCTAAGCGCCAGCGAGCGGGTGGCAGGTCGGGAGGGGCCCCGGCCGGGCGAACGCCCGGGTGGGGTGGGTGCCCGGCCTGACAGGACCCGTGAGCGCTTCATTTGAGGAGGGAGTCGACGGTGGCTTCGCCCGACTTGTAGCGGCGGACGATCTCCTCCTGCAGTGTGTTGGCCCGGTTGTGCAGCTCGCCGCGCTGCTCCGACACCCGCCGCTCCAACTCGGTGAGCTTGTCGGCGATGGCCCGCACCTCGGCCTCGTCGAGCTCGGGCAGCGTGCTCACCTGGGCGGCGCCCATCACCGTGTCGAGCTCGGCGGCCATCCAGCCGTCGGTCTCGGCAGGCGTGAGGTTGGACGGCAGGCGGCCGAAGCCCGAGGCCCGCGTGCCCTCGCCGATGATCTCGCCCCGCTTGAGCTGCTCGACCAGGTCGTGCAAGTCGCCGGGCTCGCCGCCCGCCCGTCGGTTGAGGTCGGCGTGCACGATGTCGAGCCGTCCCTGCACCATGCGCCGCAGGTACGACAGCTCGTCGGCCGCCTCTTGGCATTCGTCGCGCCGGGCTCGCACATCCGCCAGGGGCAGGCTCTCCAGCCCCTCGACGTAGTCGGGACTCAGGATGTCGTCGATACGGGAGATCGCCATTCCGCGGAATCGTACCCGTCTTACCGGCCCGTACCCTTGTCGACAAGCCGGAGGTTGGTCTTACAACGACATGCCCTTGGCGATGTAGTCGAGCATGACCTCGTCGGCCCCGGCGCCGATGCGGGCCAGCCGCGAGTCGCGCCAGGCGCGCTGCACCCAGTGCTCCATCATGTAGCCGAGCCCGCCGTGCAATTGCAGGCACATGTCGGCCACCTCGAAATGGGTGCGGGTGGCCAGCAGCTTGGCCTCGGTGATCTCCCGCACCGGGTACCCGCCCAGGTGCACCTTCCACGCCGTCTCGTAGGTCAGCGCTCGGGCCGCGTCGACCATCATCTGGGCATGCGCCAAGTGGTGGCGCACCGCCTGGAAGTCGACGATGCGCTGCCCGAAGGCCTGGCGTTCGCGCACGTACTCGATGGTGCGGTCGATGCACAGCTGCGCTCCCGCGCACGCGCCCGCCGCGGCCGACAGCCGTTCGCCTTGCAGCTCCCACATGATGTGGTGGAAGCCCTTGCCCTCGTCGCCCAGCAGGTTCTCGGCGGGCACCCGCATGTCCTCGAAGCGCAGTTCGGCGGTGTCGGAGGAGTGCATGCCGACCTTGGCCAGCCGCTTCTCCACGTGGAACCCGGGCGTGTCGGTGTCGACGAGGAACAACGAGATGCCCGTGTGGCGCTGGGTGGGGTCGGTCTTGGCCACCAGCAGCAGGAAGTCGGCCCGGATGCCGTTGGTGATGTAGGTCTTACGCCCGTTGACCACGTACTCGTCGCCGTCGCGCACGGCTCGGGTGATGATGCCCGCCACGTCGCTGCCCGCATCGGGCTCGGTGATCCCCAACGCGCCGATGCGCTCGCCCCGCACGGCGGGGCGGAGGTAGCGCTCCTTCTGCGCCTCGGTGCCGAACTTGGCGATCGGCGGCGTGACGTATTCGCACTGCACGCTGACCGCCATGCTCACGCCGCCCGAGCCGCAGCGCGCCATCTCCTCCGACAGGACGAGCATGGTGAGGTAGTCGCCGCCTTGGCCGCCGTCGGCCGGGTCGAAGTGCAGGCCGAGGAAGCCCAGCTCGCCCATGCGTGTGAACACCCAGTCGGGGAAGTTGCCCGCGTCCTCCCACTCCTCCGCGTGAGGGGCCAGCTCCTTCTCCACGAACCCCCGCAACGACCGGCGCAGCTCCTCGTGGTCGTCGGTGAACAACGGGTGCGATGCCATGGTCGGACTGTAGGGCTAGCGAATTCGTTCGGCTCGGCCGGCCGGCCCGTAGCGGTACACCGCCCGCCCCAGCACGGCGCTGCGGGGCAGCGGTCCCACGGGGCCGCTGTTGTCGCCGACGACCGTCACGGTCGAGCGGGTGAGCGACGCCACCCGCTTCACCAAGGGCCGGGTGCCGTCGTGCACCACCACGATGTGGCCGGCCTGCAGCCACCACGGCGGGACGAGCAGCAAGCGGTCGCCGGGCAGGAGCGTCGGCGCCATGCTGTGCCCTCGGACGAGCCAGCGGGTATGACGGGGCACATGCCGATTCTCCCCGCATTGCTCCGCCTTGCCGATCGCGTCCGCCCGCCCGCCGAGGCGTTCGCCCACTGCGACCTGCCTTGCGGGGTGTACGACCCGGCCCAGGCCCGCATCGAAGCGGAGTCCGTGCGCAACTGCATGGAGAAGCACAACGAGTCCGACGACGCCGTGTTCAGGCAACGGGCCGTCCTCATCAAGGAGGAGCGGGCCGACCTGGTGAAGCACCACCTCTGGGTGCTGTGGACCGACTACTTCACGCCCGAGCACCTCGAGGCGCACGCCGGCCTGCACGACCTGTTCTGGCGGGCCACCAAGCTCGCCGGCGAGGCGAAGCAGACGACCGACGTTGCCGTCGCCGAGGCCCTGTTGGAGGCCATCGGGGAAGTCGACCGCATCTTCAAGGAGACGCAGGCCGCCTGATAGGTTCG contains these protein-coding regions:
- a CDS encoding SAM-dependent chlorinase/fluorinase, whose amino-acid sequence is MSRHHDTVSFLSDYGLVDEFVGVVKSVIRTIAPHATVLDVTHDLPPHDVRAGSLALVRSVQYLAPGVVLAVVDPGVGTERRAVAVEVADGEAVFVGPDNGLLASAVSMVGGATRAVELTNPEYHLPAPGPTFAGRDIFGPVAAHLCNGVDLTELGPLVDPITLRPGVLPIPREENGVVHAEVLWVDRFGNLQLNVAPEEIDRLGERVALRWGADQVRTARRAVAYGDLKPGEVGLVVDSYGLVSIALDRLSASDQLRIRPGDGVSLAEPA
- a CDS encoding helix-turn-helix domain-containing protein; the protein is MAEVASMLRVSNMTVYRLISAGDLPAVRVGKSYRLREEDIDKYLGDRYTEAG
- the proC gene encoding pyrroline-5-carboxylate reductase, producing MTARLMVMGGGRMGEALVSGLAAAGWDDIVVVEKLAARRDELGKAGINAVPEPIDCDGVVIAVKPGDVEAACRSVGSVNRALSIAAGVPLAKLEAWLPCPVVRAMPNTPALVGAGASAIAGGPGADLDWAEEILAAVGTVVRVPEPMLDAVTGLSGSGPAYVFLVAEALIEGGVVAGLPRDTAVALASQTLLGAARLLVESDDGPEALRAAVTSPGGTTAAGLRALESRAVRSAFIEAVQAATARSRELG
- a CDS encoding YibE/F family protein, which produces MSGDHTHGHGPREPLNRLLLFAVVPFAIATLVGLVLLWPGKVARNEVFGQRVELHNGTVTDLSVRPCLGAEDGPARCVTITVKLAEGPEKGQRVDVEIGEGPGAPTVDDGDPVVLGRNADPTGTVTYYFADFQRKAPLLVLALIFAVVVVLLGRWRGLAALGALAVSLLVIVKFVLPALLEGSSPLAVAVVGSAAIMFLALYLTHGVNAQTTTAVLGTLTSLAVTGVLGSVFVAASRFTGLASEEAGFLQSAAGQVDLQGLLLAGIVIGSLGVLDDVTVTQASAVWQLHRANPALPARDLYRSGLHIGRDHIASTVNTLVLAYAGASLPLLLLFTLAQQPAGAVLTGEVVAAEVVRTLVGSIGLVASVPITTALAAVVVARTRPEAVEPAAPSWAPPAAEREFWADEPE
- a CDS encoding peptidoglycan DD-metalloendopeptidase family protein; amino-acid sequence: MLGILASPASGDTTSDLRRKREAARAKKAEIAKKINALEASDDELDKAVSALNEQVRGQQAAADAARQAVQAAVDSVSKADAELAATEKQINDLKQAVINRAVAAYVRPQDDTFTGVIGAKDLNEASRRSSLLAEVANRNSDAIDKLRAAREDFALKQQAAQKARDLAAERRKAVLGRLSELQQAQSEKQRLSDALESRLAEYQREADEVARTESGLASLIQQRQRASRSDAGASDGRVSGAGLIWPVNGPVTSGYGYRWGRMHQGIDIGAGTGVPIRAAKAGEVIFAGSMSGYGNTVIVDHGGGFTTLYAHQSRIGSSEGQSVSQGQVIGYVGSTGRSTGPHLHFETRVNGSARNPRNYLP
- a CDS encoding MFS transporter, coding for MTSRGSSGSGASGVTLALVLCITLTGIMGNVLLTAVVPDIVRDFREPLSRAGLLMAVTTAPGILLAPVIGLLADRHGRRNVVVPCLALFGVAGGLASWAPSYDALLVLRFFQGVGSAGLINLAIALIGDTWSGTERARMIGRNAAGLTIAIVVLPPFGGWLGQVWGWRATFAPYWLGVVAAAVVWVRLPGSVRREGSLRDHLAAAAPALRSRAVSGPVVLGAVAFALIFGVFLTVVPLYLDRSFDLGPGARGMLLAVPGVSSTVTALNLARLRSKFRTSTLLSGAFAGFALGFVVMGAVSSLVALAVGALLYGAAEGVAIGTLQDAVSEAAPAASRGAIVAVWVGVARLGQTAGPMAAAAGVDGPGVTPTLLAAGALAAALSVAATWWLAEGKLAPRANT
- a CDS encoding YbjN domain-containing protein; the protein is MPVGPATDDELRAFEALLDAWAQRELGTNPVVAAVDRDVELRRWYVRLRGEEKTTSTVWLTLGQRTLHYESYFMPAPEENVEQVYEYLLRVNTRLFAMRFAVGEEDAVYLVGQMPLSAVDEDELDRILGAAYAYSEQYFRPAMRIGFASRFKG
- a CDS encoding glycosyltransferase, which gives rise to MRTLAVLSMHTSPLAQPGSGDGGGMNVYVRELAAALARAGVECDVYTRAEDSRRAAVVDVEPGLRVHHIPAGPLAPVEKEALPDLVPEFTEGVLTRMRGGYPAEAIHANYWLSGEAGHAIKHELDLPLVSTFHTLARVKAEGDSEPERRAAAEARIIGCSDAVLASCSVEADQITAYYGADPARIEIVAPGVDHAFFSPGYRPQARRALGIGPDGPMLLFVGRIQPLKGLDVAVRTVALSRPDAFLVVVGGPSGPNGQAEIERIRALAHDLGVAERVRWLPPQPHELLSTFYRAADVCLVPSRSESFGLVALEAAACGTPVVAAAVGGLTTLVEDGRTGFLVEGRDPAAFAACVGQLLDQPLSAAEMGAAAAERARQYTWSVAASGLRRLYGELTARALVECP
- a CDS encoding helix-turn-helix transcriptional regulator; translated protein: MPNIDPMQQLPDRWHDLGEFIREQRNGARLSLRKLSEAAGISNPYLSQIERGLRKPSAEILQQIAKALRISAETLYVRAGILEERDADDDLEGDILRDRFLTEDQKQMLIQVYRAFVHENNDRPVTPKVDEGEETPAE
- a CDS encoding HD domain-containing phosphohydrolase, with product MSDAYPVLNEADMERQLHVFAKDAVSAYRREKSRARELSEALETLKRAYLETIRSMAFVVEAKDAYTGQHLERCRVYGVALLQELGIAEQYPDAQYGFLLHDAGKVGVPERILSKPGPLTAAEWRVMRTHPIIGYQMIASIPFLKNAAELVRSHHEMYDGSGYPEGLKGEEIPLPARAFAVVDAFDAMTTDRPYRAALSIEHAQAELTRMAGTQFDPDVVAAFVPLCARLVA
- a CDS encoding response regulator, with protein sequence MSGRLVLVVDDDEMIRRLVRTVLEADDWTVIEARDGAEAFRQLSTSSPSVVVLDVMMPGMDGVEVCRKIDHSTVKVVMLTARDDPVLEEACREAGADAFLTKPFSSITLLDLIEELAA
- a CDS encoding acyl-CoA dehydrogenase family protein, with protein sequence MASHPLFTDDHEELRRSLRGFVEKELAPHAEEWEDAGNFPDWVFTRMGELGFLGLHFDPADGGQGGDYLTMLVLSEEMARCGSGGVSMAVSVQCEYVTPPIAKFGTEAQKERYLRPAVRGERIGALGITEPDAGSDVAGIITRAVRDGDEYVVNGRKTYITNGIRADFLLLVAKTDPTQRHTGISLFLVDTDTPGFHVEKRLAKVGMHSSDTAELRFEDMRVPAENLLGDEGKGFHHIMWELQGERLSAAAGACAGAQLCIDRTIEYVRERQAFGQRIVDFQAVRHHLAHAQMMVDAARALTYETAWKVHLGGYPVREITEAKLLATRTHFEVADMCLQLHGGLGYMMEHWVQRAWRDSRLARIGAGADEVMLDYIAKGMSL
- a CDS encoding S26 family signal peptidase, whose product is MGERLGGRADAIGKAEQCGENRHVPRHTRWLVRGHSMAPTLLPGDRLLLVPPWWLQAGHIVVVHDGTRPLVKRVASLTRSTVTVVGDNSGPVGPLPRSAVLGRAVYRYGPAGRAERIR
- the sodN gene encoding superoxide dismutase, Ni → MPILPALLRLADRVRPPAEAFAHCDLPCGVYDPAQARIEAESVRNCMEKHNESDDAVFRQRAVLIKEERADLVKHHLWVLWTDYFTPEHLEAHAGLHDLFWRATKLAGEAKQTTDVAVAEALLEAIGEVDRIFKETQAA